ATTTGAGCTGCAACAGGTCCTCCAATAACGAGGGGAGCGTCTTTAATATCCATTGTCATTGATTGAACATCACCGATTAGATTATCCTCACCATTGCCCCCATTAAGGGTATCAGTGCCAAAAGTAATCGCCCCAGCAGGGTTCATAACCGTAATTGCAAAGCCACCACTCGCAGATGAAGGGGCAGCCGTCAGACTGATCGATAAGTTTTGTACATCCCCAATTAAGAGATCATTGTCATTTTCTCCGTTTAGGGAGTCGTTCCCAAACGTAAAGGGTGATGAATTTAATGCGGCAGAAGCACTACCATTTCCAGATGTAGCTGTGCCCCCTTGCAGGGCTAAGGTAAGCGTTTGCACATCCCCTATAAGCACATCCAAACCATTTCCGCCAGATAACTTATCTGCCCCAAAAACAGTTGTTATATTGATAGAACCTGCTTCTGCACTTGAACTTGATTCTAAACTTACTTGAACACTGCCACCTTGATCAAAGCTTGAGTAAGTTTCAACATCACCAATTAAAGTATCGTTCCCATTATCTCCGTTTAGTTTGTCATTTCCAAAAGTAAAAGTATTGAATTGTAAGGCGGCAACAGCTACACCAGCTCCATTGACAGTTCCCCCGAGAGAACTGATGGACAAGGTTTGTACATCCCCAATCAATTTGTCGTTATCGTTTCCCCCATTGAGCGTGTCGGCACCAAAGGTAAAGGTGTTTGGGCGTAAATACTGCTCTGTTATAGCCATGACAGCATTGGCACTAGCATTTGTTGGAGCCCCGGATGCGGTTCCGGCCGTAAGGGTTATTGATAGAAGATTAACGTCTCCGACCAAAAGATCCTTGCCATTACCCCCATCTAGAGAATCTTTCCCAAAGACAAAGCTATTTTGCGCAAATAATGCATCAGCATGAGACCCCGTAGAGGTGCCTGCTTTAATATCAATTTTAAATGTGTCGACATCCCCCAAAAGGGTATCGTTACCGTTGCCACCGCTGAGAGTGTCTGACCCCATATTCATCGTAATATTAGCCAGATAGGCTTTAGAACTTGACGTGCCAGCACTGTCTGCCGTGACTGAAAGAATAATATCCTTAGTGTCACCCACTAATTTATCATTACCATTTCCCCCATCAAGGACATCTTTGCCAAAGTTGAAGGTCACTGGCGTTATCAGAAGCGCCTTTGTGTTGAGGCTAGAATTGACTCGATACTCAATTAACGATATATCACCAATGAGTAGATCGTCCATGTTGCCTCCATTCAGGACATCATTTCCAAATTTTGGAACAAGAAAAACTTGATTTTGTATGAGGTATGAAAGTTGGTCCCCTATAAGGGTTGTGTTTGAATTTGAGCCATTCAGGGTATTGTTGCCGGAGGTACCAATTAGTGTCGCCATTTTAACTTCTCCACTCTGTTGGGTATTGAGCAAAGTCACAATAGACTCACAACATCAATACCTGTTGGGCACATCTTTCAACATGCATAACTACACATCACGTAATCTACTTACTCAAATAGAATTTTTATTGAAAAAGTCAATACTTTTAGGTTATTTGTTTTCAAATAAATTTATATATGGCTGCTTTGCTTAATGTTATTTTAATAATTCATTAATTTTTGGATTTTCTTTAAGGATTTAGACAGCAATTTATTGTTGGTCAGGAAAATTTTCCAGGATTACAAAACGTCATTTTTATAAAAATCATTGAAAGATAATTATATATTTTAAAAATTTTTTGTATCGTAAATTAAAGAATTTTTGAATTTTAAAAAATTCTGAAAAATTATTAAAAATGACTCTTCCTGACTGAGCGATTTCGAACGAATGGGCCTGATAGATGGACTCATCAATCTCCCAACTCGACCTTCTCAAGATACTCAGGCACATAACAGGACCATTGAAGGCGATTTTCGATCTTATGACGCAACGCATCTGCAGGTGCAGGTTCCCCATGAGTGATGAATGTTTGCCGAGGAGGCTTTTTAAAGTGTTTTAGCCATCCCAAGATTTCGTTGGCGTCCGCATGGGCTGACAAATTATGCAAGATCATCACTTCAGCTCGTATGGGGACAAAATTCCCATGAATTTTAATTTCTGTGGCGCCATTGACCATCGCTTCACCACGTGTTCCAGCTGCCTGAAACCCTGCAAATATAACCGTATTACGCCGATCTGATACAAACGCCTTTAGGTGATGAAGCACACGCCCTCCGGTTGCCATACCGCTTGCAGATACGATAACCATCGGAAAGTTCTGATGATCTAATGCTTTTGACTCATCCGGTGTTGTCACCAAATTTGCACTTGCACACATCTTTCGGCACTCGTCAGGCGTTAATCGATGCAAATCACTGTATTTACGATACAGATTCGTCACATCCGTTGCCATTGGGCTATCAAGATATATCGGAACGTCTACAATTTTTCCTTCATCTTTGAGCTGTTGCAAAAGATACATGAGGACTTGGGCCCTCCCGACAGCAAAAGCGGGGATGATAACGATGCCTCCGCGATGGACCGTTCGATTGATCGCATCAGCCAAAATTTCCTTTACATCTGACTCATCATGGAGTCGATTACCATAAGTTGACTCTACAACAAGGTAATCTGCGCTTTCTATAAGAGTTGGTGCCTTCATTAAGGGGTCATTGGGGCGGCCTAAGTCACCACTGAACATAAGGGTTTTATCCCCATCAGAAATACGAACAAAGGAGGCCCCTAAGATATGTCCCGCTGGAATCAATTCAAAAGTCACACCGTCCCCTAAGGAAACTTTTTCGTGATAAGGGACAGCGCTTATATATTTCAAGGAGGTTTCTGCCTCTTCTTGCGTATAAAGGGGCAAGGCCGGATGATGTTTTGAGAAGGCATGCTTATTGGCGAAATAGGCATCTTCTTCTTGAATATGGCCACTATCAGGTAAGAGAATCTCACACAGATCCTTGGTCGCAGGGGAACAATATATTTTTTTATGAAAACCTGCACGCACAATCAATGGGATTGCGCCCGAGTGATCCAGGTGGGCGTGGGTCAAAATCAATGCGTCTAGGGATTTAGGTGAAAACGGTAACGGTGCCCAATTGCGAAGCCGTAATGGTTTGAGGCCTTGGAACAACCCACAATCAACCAGAATTTTTTTGTTCCTAACGGTCACGAGGTACTTTGAACCTGTAACGGTTCCTGTCGCCCCTAAAAATTGAATTTCCATTGCTGTTTGTCTATCCTAAAAGGTCCATTAAGGGTTGAATACATCCAATAATTGCAAGAAAAACAAGAAGAATGATGGGAACGACGCTCATTCTAAGTCCAGCAAAGATCGTTGCATAAACAGCCTTCAGCAAATTGTTGGAGGATGTGGCAATTAATATTGAGGCTGAAATAACTTTCGGATTCAATCCATGGACGCTGTCTTGCGCCAAGCTCACCACAAAAGGGGAAATATCCGACACACCAATGATCATTGCCAATGTATATAACCCGATATCGCCAAAGTTAATTTTCGCCCAAGCAGAGGCAAGAGAAATCAAAACAAACAGGGTCGCAAAGATCAATGCCGCCGCTAATTCTAAGGGGTTCTTTTGGGTAACAATCACATTTTCATCCGTAGCCATACTTTTGTGACCCCGATGGTACAAAATAAGGGACAAGAACAAAGAAATGAAAAAGAGACTGATCAATGTTCCAGCCATCTGTTTGGCAAGAGAAATATTGAAAACCATAATGATAACAAATAGGCGTAAGTAGACCATTGTCGTCGACATAATGACCGCAAAATGAAACATTTCTGGGTTAATATGCTTTTGCATCGCATGGCGCGACAAGACAACAGTCGTAATGGTAGAGGAATAAATCCCCCCCAAAACGGAAGTTAACCAAATACCTCCCTTTTCTGACTTATATCTTTGAATGAGGTAGCTCGCGTAAGAAATGCCACTCACCACAACCACCGCCAACCACACTTGATAGGGCGTAATCGGCGTGAAGGTTGTCACTGGCGTATCTGGCAAAAGGGGAAGGATGATACCCGTCAGAATCAAGAACTTTCCTGTGGCTGTAATTTCGTCCGTTGGAACCTGGCGTGCAATATCGTGCAATCGATCTCGCGCCCCTAAAAATAAAACCGTACTGACGGTCAAGCCAATCGCAAACCAACTGGTTTCCAAAATAGTGATGGGGCCCAACAGATAGGCAAGAAGGTTTGAGGTCAATGCCACCAAGCCCCCTGCGGACTCTTCATTCCGGGCGCTATAGCGTAAATGATACTGGTAATAGGCCAGAAGCCAGAGGCCCAGAATCACCAAACCCGCGGCAAAAACGATTCCATAATGGGGCTCCAACAGATACAAACAAACCCCGGACATGGAGAGCAGAGGAAAGGTGCGAACACCACCAGGATGGTGGAATTGGCTGCGGCCATATAAATCTTCATAGGCCAAGCCTAAGAAGAATGACAACCCCAACAACAAGAGAAGCTTTTGTGGATTCACTGCTGAGGCCAGAGCCAAACTGATGCCGTCCATTTCATCTCCTTGATTATAGGGCAATTTCTAAAAGAAACGTATTTCACGTATCTTATACGATTGTCTCAAAGGTTAAAAGGGTATGTCAACAGTGTCTGATGAGCAATTCCAAGAGGTTCATCATTTAGAAAAGTCTATCGGTTAAGGAAAATGTTTAGAAAGCAAAGGAGCGTAAATAACCCCAGAGGGTCATTTACGCTTAGAAGATTAAAAGGTTATAGAGAGTCTTGTGCAGGGCCTATTGATCATCGTCACCTGTTACATCGTCTTCACCTTCAGAAGGTCGCATTCTTTTATTACAAATATGTTCTAATGTACTAACGTACGGACCAAGTTCTTCGACAAGTTTAAATAAGGTTGGGAATCGGCTATAATGAGGAATTTGAATAATCGCTACAGCCCCACCTTTTATAAACTGATATAAACCTTCTTCAACACTCATGCCAGCCTTTGCATATTGTGTAAATATGTTAAGTCTTGCTTCCTCATTTAAATGAAAAACTCTTGAAAGCGTTTTAAAGGGATTTGTCCCTGTCAAACGCATGTTTGTGTTATAAACGTCGCTCATTTCTTTTGCGCATTCACTGATATCATCTGAACATACTCTTTTATGTGTGGAAAGAGCACTTTCACTAGGATTTTTGTTTTCTGCCCCTTGCGTTTGGAAAACGCACAAAGCCATAACGATTAATAATGCTTTCTTCATAATATACCTTTTTAAAAATGTGGAAATTTTAATTGTTTAAAGTATATATATGTTTATTATTTAATCTTTACAAATGTTTTTTATTTAGTTAAATTTTATTAAATCAAACACGAAACAACTTGAACACTTTTTATTCAGCTAATATGGAGAAGAATTTAACCTTCTAAACAATCTCAGGAATATGTTCAATTTGGGGATTATGATCAATATTTTCGAAAAAAGTCAGAAAATGTTTTAGACGCACACTGATGGTCATATCGTTTCGAAGGGGGTGAAAATTTACCAAATCATACGTCAAAAAATCCTTATCTAATAAGAATTTGACTTTACGATCTTTATCATTCAAAAGGCCATAGGGCGTAACGGAACCTGGAGCAACACCCAAAAAACAAGCCAGCTCTTCTGCACTTCCAAACGAAAGATGGCCTGAAGCAAATTTCTTTGCAAGCGCCTTTAAGTCAACACGCTTTGAATCAAGAACTGAAACAAGAAAATATTGCTTCTTTTTATCTTTTAAGAAAAGATTTTTACCATGTGCTCCCTCAATCACCACCTGAAGTTTTTCAGCGTCTTCAGCTGTAAATAGGGGTTCATGGGTAAAAAGTTCATAGTCCAAACCATATTTTTTAAATAACTCAAACAGCTTTTGATGAGGCATCCTATTTTTCTCCAGGTGAGGTAATCAGAATCCCAAATCGCTCCATAAGCTTCTGCTTTTCGGCTGGTTTTAAGCGTAAAGTCAGGTGGATCACTTCGTCTTCATCTTCGCGACTAACAATCACCCCTTGGCGATAACACCACGCCAACACTTCTCCTTCTGAGGCTGGAATGGTCACCACAAGAATGGTCCCCTTCTCTCTCAACTTTTCATCAATGCGCCCTAACAACGTCTCAATGCCTTGACCATTGATGGCCGAAATCGCAACCACATTGTCGTCGCGTTTCAACCGATTTTCAAGACTTGCGAGCTCCTCCCCTTCCAGAAGGTCTAGTTTATTACACACCTCTAAAAGAATCCCTGACTCTAGGGGATGTGTAATATCGAGTTCTTCAAGCACTTGATAGACATCGTCTGCTTGTTGGTCTGTCTCGGCGTGCGCAATATCTCGAACATGGAGAATGAGGTCCGCGGCACACACTTCTTCCAAAGTGGCTCGAAAAGCTGCAATCAATTGCGTTGGCAAGTCTGAGATAAAGCCGACCGTATCTGATAATATAATCTGACGACCGCTGGGCAATTTGACCTGTCGCATGGTAGGATCAAGGGTTGCAAATAGAAGATCTTCTGCAAACACATCCGCATGGGCAATCAGATTGAACAAGGTTGACTTTCCCGCATTGGTATAGCCAACCAAGGCCACAACGGGATAGGGCACGCGACTGCGAGCGGTGCGATGCAGCCCACGCGTTCGTTTAGCTGCGGCAAGCCCTTTCTTAATTTTTAAAATGCGATCATCAATCAAGCGGCGATCTAGCTCCAACTGCGATTCACCCGGTCCACCAATGAACCCGAATCCGCCCCGTTGTCGCTCCAAGTGGGTCCAAGACCGAACCAGGCGACTGCGCTGATAATTAAGGGCTGCAAGTTCAACCTGGAGAGACCCTTCGGCTGTGCGCGCTCGATCACCGAAAATTTCAATGATCAAACCGGTGCGATCAATGACCTTACATCCCCAAGCTTTTTCCAAATTTCTCTGTTGAATGGGTGTAAGCGCGTTATCCACAACCATAAGTTCGATTTCCAGAGCCTTAATAAGCCCTGTCAACGCCTCAAGGTTTCCTTTTCCAATCAAGGTTGCGGGAACAACTTTATGTAATTGAATGACCTGACTGTGAACAACATTTAGATTAATCGCAAGTGCAAGACCGACAGCTTCATCCAGTCGACCTTGAACGGTTCTCGCTTTGGGGGAGATGATATCTCCCTCTTTTATATTGCGCGTTCGAAAACTTGCATGAAGAACCCCCGTTCGCGTGGGGGTTTTGGAAGCCCGATCGTCAATCAATCAGATTATTCCCCATCATCTTCATGAAATTCAGGATCTTCTATAGAATGCTCATCCGCACCTACGGCAGAAGAAGCCTCAAATAACTGAATCGGCCCTTGTGGCATGACGGTGGAGATAGCATGTTTGTAAACAAGCTGGGAATGCCCCTCCCGACGCAAGAGCATCGAAAAGCTATCAAACCAAGTCACAACACCTTGCAACTTCACGCCATTGACTAGGAAAACTGTCAATGGGGTTTTGTTTTTACGGACATGGTTGAGAAAAACATCTTGAACATTCACAGGCTTATCGTTGGCCACAGGACTGCACTCCCTCTTTTTATTAAAATTTATTCTAATTTATGAATAGTACGATTTGCCCAAAAGACCAAGGGGGGAAATTACATTTTGATAAATATTTTTTTTAAGTTGCCACAATTTTCAATAGAAACAATCATCGGCGATGATGGCTCAAATCTCTTTCCAATAGCAACAGGTTGACATCCCGCAGCCAAAGCACAATCCCAATCGACAGGAGCATCTCCAATAATCCAAACTTTTTGGGAAGGAGGTACCTTAAGAGATTCTAAAGCAAGCAAAACCGGATCGGCCGCAGGCTTGTCTCTCAGGGCATCCCCAGCCCCTACAACCGTGCCAAAATAATCCCCCCACCCTAAATGGGCGACTTCTTTCCTCAAAAAAGCTCCCTTTTTATTACTGATAATCCCAACAGGAATTCCTTTACCCACAAGAACCTCAAGAACCGCCTCTGCCCCTGGCATGGGATTCAGTCCTTGGAGATTGTCTTCCTCAACAAGCCTATAAAAGAAGGTTTGCGCCTCTTTGGCCTTATCTCCAAACCATTTGGGAAAAGCTTCTCGCCCAGAACGTTGAATATTGGAAAGCGCAAACTCTTCTGTCCAAGGCTCCAAACCAAATGCCAGAAGGGTGTCATTCACGGCATAAAATATCGTCTTCCACGTATCCACAAGGGTGTTATCCCAATCAAACAAAACGGCAGTGGGGGGAAGAGCAGCAGAAATAGAGGACGGGATTGACCCCACCTTATCGCTTCTTGACTTTTGATTTTTATCAAAAATTTTATCAGTCGGAATTTGAGAAAGTACCACCATAGCTGAAATCCTTATAACAATATTACAAACATAGGCAGAAATCATCCCAGAACATTACGTTTCATAGGGCATATTTAGACTTTTAATATACCCCCTTTTCTAGCTCAAAAATACCCCCTTTGTTTCTAAATCTCCTATAAATGTTTAAAAATGTTATTGACTGTTACTGAATTAAGATAGTTTCATGAGGGTGGATTATGTAAGATTAAGATGAAAGTAGGTCATTCATTACAAGACAAGGACCCCTGAAATGCCAGCTAATGCAAGCCGTCTCGCAGATCTTCGACAATTGTTGACATCTCTTGGTGGAGATGGGTTTGTTATCCCTCGAACGGATGCTTATCAGGGAGAATATGTCGCACTTTGTGATGAGCGTCTGTCCTGGTTAACGGGATTCACTGGCTCTGCTGGAATGGCGATCGTTTTGAAAGAAAAAGCTGCCCTTTTTGTAGACGGACGTTACACATTGCAAGCTCAAGCCCAAGTGGATACCAGTGCTTATGAAATTTGTTTATCAACGGATTGTCCCCCGTGCACATGGGCAAAAAAGCATCTGGAAGGGGGGCAAAAGATATTCTACGACCCCTGGCTTCACACATTAAATGACAAAACACGTGGACAAAACGTCTGTGAAGCAGTTGGAGCAACTTTCCTTCCTGCCCCTCAAAATCTTATCGATAAACTGTGGAAAGATCGCCCTTCACCGCCAAAGAGTCCGGTGCAACCTCATGACTTATCTTATGCCGGCATTTCTTCTGAAGAGAAACGGAAACTCATTGCAACATCTTTACGAGAAAAGAAAGCAGATGCTGCCCTCCTAACCGCCTCAGAATCGATTGCGTGGCTCTTAAATATTCGAGGAAATGATGTGCCGCACACTCCCGTGGCGCAAGGATTTGCTTTAATCTGGAAGGATAGAACGGTAGATTTATTTATGGATTCTTCAAAGGTTTCAACTCAGGTAAGAAACCATCTTGGCCCTGACGTTCGTTTGCAAGATCCCCTCTCCCTTGAGAGTTGGTTAAGCAATTTAAAAGAGAAAGCGATTCTCATAGATCCGGCACTCACACCTTTGGCCCTTCTTCAGCAACTCGAGAACTGCACCCTTCTTCACAGCCCTGACCCTTGCGCTCTCCCTAAAGCCATCAAAAACCCTGTGGAAGCCCAAGGGGCTGTCCTGGCCCATATTCAAGACGGCGTTGCTGTCACGCGCTTTCTGGCATGGTTATCGAAAAATGCTTTGAAAGGAGCCGTCACAGAAATCGACGCCGCTGAAAAACTCTTCGCTTTTCGTAAAGAAAATAAGCAATTGAGGGATTTGAGTTTTGAAACTATTTCCGGCGCTGGGCCCAATGGGGCGATTGTGCACTACAAGGTATCTCCTGAAACAAATCGCCCTCTAGAGCTTGGCTCCCTTTATCTGGTCGATTCGGGAGGTCAGTACCTGAATGGCACAACAGATATTACCCGCACTGTTGCTATCGGCACACCTACAGCGGAACAAAAGGATCGCTTCACACGCGTGCTGAAGGGCCATATTTCTCTCGGAAAAGCCCTCTTTCCAGTTGGGACAACAGGATCTCAACTTGACCCACTGGCCCGCTATGCTCTGTGGGAGGCGGGCCTCGATTATGATCATGGCACCGGTCACG
This portion of the Alphaproteobacteria bacterium genome encodes:
- a CDS encoding MBL fold metallo-hydrolase produces the protein MEIQFLGATGTVTGSKYLVTVRNKKILVDCGLFQGLKPLRLRNWAPLPFSPKSLDALILTHAHLDHSGAIPLIVRAGFHKKIYCSPATKDLCEILLPDSGHIQEEDAYFANKHAFSKHHPALPLYTQEEAETSLKYISAVPYHEKVSLGDGVTFELIPAGHILGASFVRISDGDKTLMFSGDLGRPNDPLMKAPTLIESADYLVVESTYGNRLHDESDVKEILADAINRTVHRGGIVIIPAFAVGRAQVLMYLLQQLKDEGKIVDVPIYLDSPMATDVTNLYRKYSDLHRLTPDECRKMCASANLVTTPDESKALDHQNFPMVIVSASGMATGGRVLHHLKAFVSDRRNTVIFAGFQAAGTRGEAMVNGATEIKIHGNFVPIRAEVMILHNLSAHADANEILGWLKHFKKPPRQTFITHGEPAPADALRHKIENRLQWSCYVPEYLEKVELGD
- a CDS encoding prolyl-tRNA synthetase associated domain-containing protein; this encodes MPHQKLFELFKKYGLDYELFTHEPLFTAEDAEKLQVVIEGAHGKNLFLKDKKKQYFLVSVLDSKRVDLKALAKKFASGHLSFGSAEELACFLGVAPGSVTPYGLLNDKDRKVKFLLDKDFLTYDLVNFHPLRNDMTISVRLKHFLTFFENIDHNPQIEHIPEIV
- the hfq gene encoding RNA chaperone Hfq, with protein sequence MANDKPVNVQDVFLNHVRKNKTPLTVFLVNGVKLQGVVTWFDSFSMLLRREGHSQLVYKHAISTVMPQGPIQLFEASSAVGADEHSIEDPEFHEDDGE
- a CDS encoding HAD family hydrolase; translated protein: MVVLSQIPTDKIFDKNQKSRSDKVGSIPSSISAALPPTAVLFDWDNTLVDTWKTIFYAVNDTLLAFGLEPWTEEFALSNIQRSGREAFPKWFGDKAKEAQTFFYRLVEEDNLQGLNPMPGAEAVLEVLVGKGIPVGIISNKKGAFLRKEVAHLGWGDYFGTVVGAGDALRDKPAADPVLLALESLKVPPSQKVWIIGDAPVDWDCALAAGCQPVAIGKRFEPSSPMIVSIENCGNLKKIFIKM
- a CDS encoding aminopeptidase P family protein, which produces MPANASRLADLRQLLTSLGGDGFVIPRTDAYQGEYVALCDERLSWLTGFTGSAGMAIVLKEKAALFVDGRYTLQAQAQVDTSAYEICLSTDCPPCTWAKKHLEGGQKIFYDPWLHTLNDKTRGQNVCEAVGATFLPAPQNLIDKLWKDRPSPPKSPVQPHDLSYAGISSEEKRKLIATSLREKKADAALLTASESIAWLLNIRGNDVPHTPVAQGFALIWKDRTVDLFMDSSKVSTQVRNHLGPDVRLQDPLSLESWLSNLKEKAILIDPALTPLALLQQLENCTLLHSPDPCALPKAIKNPVEAQGAVLAHIQDGVAVTRFLAWLSKNALKGAVTEIDAAEKLFAFRKENKQLRDLSFETISGAGPNGAIVHYKVSPETNRPLELGSLYLVDSGGQYLNGTTDITRTVAIGTPTAEQKDRFTRVLKGHISLGKALFPVGTTGSQLDPLARYALWEAGLDYDHGTGHGVGSYLNVHEGPQRISKFPSTVALQPGMIISNEPGYYKTGAYGIRIESLVIVTEKGIPSGGERPLLGFETLTVVPIDRTLIEVKMLTEQERAWLNAYHKKVRETLTPLLSGDDVVWLKAATEEV
- a CDS encoding DUF4010 domain-containing protein; its protein translation is MDGISLALASAVNPQKLLLLLGLSFFLGLAYEDLYGRSQFHHPGGVRTFPLLSMSGVCLYLLEPHYGIVFAAGLVILGLWLLAYYQYHLRYSARNEESAGGLVALTSNLLAYLLGPITILETSWFAIGLTVSTVLFLGARDRLHDIARQVPTDEITATGKFLILTGIILPLLPDTPVTTFTPITPYQVWLAVVVVSGISYASYLIQRYKSEKGGIWLTSVLGGIYSSTITTVVLSRHAMQKHINPEMFHFAVIMSTTMVYLRLFVIIMVFNISLAKQMAGTLISLFFISLFLSLILYHRGHKSMATDENVIVTQKNPLELAAALIFATLFVLISLASAWAKINFGDIGLYTLAMIIGVSDISPFVVSLAQDSVHGLNPKVISASILIATSSNNLLKAVYATIFAGLRMSVVPIILLVFLAIIGCIQPLMDLLG
- the hflX gene encoding GTPase HflX, whose product is MIDDRASKTPTRTGVLHASFRTRNIKEGDIISPKARTVQGRLDEAVGLALAINLNVVHSQVIQLHKVVPATLIGKGNLEALTGLIKALEIELMVVDNALTPIQQRNLEKAWGCKVIDRTGLIIEIFGDRARTAEGSLQVELAALNYQRSRLVRSWTHLERQRGGFGFIGGPGESQLELDRRLIDDRILKIKKGLAAAKRTRGLHRTARSRVPYPVVALVGYTNAGKSTLFNLIAHADVFAEDLLFATLDPTMRQVKLPSGRQIILSDTVGFISDLPTQLIAAFRATLEEVCAADLILHVRDIAHAETDQQADDVYQVLEELDITHPLESGILLEVCNKLDLLEGEELASLENRLKRDDNVVAISAINGQGIETLLGRIDEKLREKGTILVVTIPASEGEVLAWCYRQGVIVSREDEDEVIHLTLRLKPAEKQKLMERFGILITSPGEK